In one Mobula hypostoma chromosome 17, sMobHyp1.1, whole genome shotgun sequence genomic region, the following are encoded:
- the rpp40 gene encoding ribonuclease P protein subunit p40: MLRDMGKCSRHLLVCEKSNFSHSKSAHRKHIDNHYYNYRVSILIPECRMIPPGISAISRTLESYYLVKQLPLCEILEPEFINTYVKKGNLYALSYNTRIDQDNTVALLPTGKLILSIDKDTYEELGLEGQPSKYSHRTVMRYIVTIDLSEATFAPGGKRYNRVVWALKEKKPLSFDLLMSCRSSGGNEPSLASYFVKYQCQVYQPTLSVKILNETVCPVVLSNELNGKESESCSSQEFLDWLGAAFSDINCNNQADSFLSSYCCPEPNTVLDKACLCTISGFIIPEGINQLLDQLRLYFEEPKLAPWVSMTVHGFADSPVSWAQSEHGYHKGGENFYSFVLFRNQDYWLHMAVGTHSNCPP; encoded by the exons ATGCTGCGCGACATGGGAAAGTGCTCCCGCCATTTACTAGTCTGTGAAAAATCCAACTTCTCCCACAGCAAGTCGGCGCATCGCAAGCACATAGATAATCATTACTATAACTACAGG GTCTCTATTTTGATACCAGAATGTCGAATGATTCCACCAGGAATCAGTGCCATCAGCAGAACTTTAGAAAGCTATTACCTGGTGAAGCAGTTACCACTCTGTGAAATCCTTGAGCCTGAATTCATCAACACGTATGTTAAGAAAG GTAACCTTTATGCACTGTCATACAATACCAGAATAGATCAAGACAACACTGTAGCTTTGCTTCCAACAG GGAAGTTAATTTTATCTATTGATAAGGACACCTATGAGGAACTTGGCTTAGAAGGACAACCATCCAAATACTCCCACAGGACAGTAATGAGATACA TTGTTACAATTGATTTGAGTGAAGCCACATTTGCTCCTGGTGGAAAGAGATACAACCGAGTTGTGTGGGCATTGAAAGAGAAGAAACCTTTGTCCTTCGACCTTTTGATGTCCTGTAGATCCTCAG GTGGAAATGAACCATCTTTGGCATCTTACTTTGTGAAGTACCAATGCCAGGTATACCAGCCCACATTGTCAGTCAAGATATTAAATGAAACTGTTTGTCCTGTTGTACTGAGTAATGAACTGAATGGAAAGGAAAGTGAATCGTGTAGCTCTCAGGAATTCCTGGACTGGCTTGGAGCAGCTTTCAGTGACATTAATTG CAATAATCAGGCAGACAGCTTTCTGTCTTCCTACTGCTGTCCTGAACCCAACACTGTCCTGGATAAGGCATGCCTTTGTACCATTTCCGGCTTTATAATTCCCGAAGGAATAAATCAGTTATTGGACCAGCTTAG GTTGTACTTTGAGGAACCGAAGCTGGCCCCGTGGGTCAGTATGACAGTTCATGGCTTTGCAGACAGCCCAGTATCCTGGGCACAGAGTGAACATGGCTACCATAAAGGAGGAGAGAACTTCTACAGTTTTGTTCTGTTCAGGAACCAGGATTACTGGTTGCACATGGCTGTGGGGACTCATAGTAACTGTCCACCATAG